The Nitriliruptor alkaliphilus DSM 45188 genome includes a region encoding these proteins:
- a CDS encoding MlaD family protein has protein sequence MKALSAARSRLAAVPGFGRNVAVIVGAALLGLVTLTSILSSQQVIWPWQDRYVFQATFAETPGIAPGQGQEVRIAGVPSGWITDATVDERGRAVLTLSLDAEQGPVHRDARVVLRPKSPLNEMYVELDPGNSAAGTLAAGEALPIGRSARPIQIEEPLTHLDADVRTALRTLLAEADIALADAGAELPEGIDRAASTVEGLEPVVAALDRRSDLLRSLITDLGDVGTAIGGDEERLGRLIRSAEQTMRTLASSDDDLRATLEQLPGVSDALQRGATSVSDLTDALDPTLRDVAEATDRLPGTLEQVDTLIERADRTVDLLGPVVDQARPLLSDLRPLADDVRTGVEDLSRISPQLDPLTATAAARMGEFLPFIYNTQSLTSTQDAHGPIFRGLVAIDLSSVSTGVPEIDRLLAELPVGTEERG, from the coding sequence ATGAAGGCCCTCTCCGCCGCGCGCTCGAGGCTCGCAGCCGTGCCGGGCTTCGGCCGCAACGTCGCAGTGATCGTTGGCGCCGCGCTGCTCGGGCTCGTGACGTTGACGAGCATCTTGAGCAGCCAGCAGGTGATCTGGCCGTGGCAGGACCGCTACGTCTTCCAGGCGACCTTCGCCGAGACCCCCGGCATCGCGCCCGGCCAAGGTCAAGAGGTCCGTATCGCCGGTGTGCCGAGCGGATGGATCACCGACGCGACGGTCGACGAGCGCGGGCGGGCCGTGCTGACCCTGTCGCTCGACGCCGAGCAGGGCCCCGTGCATCGCGACGCCCGCGTCGTGCTGCGACCCAAGAGCCCCCTCAACGAGATGTACGTGGAGCTCGATCCCGGAAACTCTGCGGCGGGGACGCTAGCCGCGGGTGAAGCGCTACCGATCGGTCGCTCCGCCCGCCCGATCCAGATCGAGGAACCCCTGACGCACCTCGACGCGGACGTGCGAACGGCCCTCCGGACGTTGTTGGCCGAGGCGGATATCGCGCTGGCGGATGCCGGTGCCGAACTGCCGGAGGGCATCGATCGCGCGGCGTCGACCGTGGAGGGACTGGAGCCGGTGGTGGCGGCACTGGACCGTCGCAGCGACCTGTTGCGATCCCTGATCACCGACCTCGGGGACGTGGGGACCGCGATCGGGGGCGACGAGGAGCGTCTCGGTCGCCTCATCCGATCGGCCGAGCAGACGATGCGCACGCTGGCGTCCAGCGACGACGATCTCCGCGCGACCCTCGAGCAACTCCCGGGGGTCAGCGACGCGCTCCAGCGCGGTGCCACGAGCGTGAGCGACCTGACCGATGCGCTCGACCCCACGCTCCGTGACGTCGCCGAGGCGACCGACCGGCTCCCTGGGACGCTCGAGCAGGTGGACACCCTCATCGAGCGCGCGGATCGCACGGTGGACCTGCTCGGTCCGGTGGTCGATCAGGCGCGGCCGTTGCTCTCCGATCTGCGCCCGCTCGCCGACGACGTCCGCACTGGCGTCGAGGACCTGAGTCGGATCTCCCCGCAACTCGATCCGCTCACGGCCACGGCCGCCGCACGCATGGGCGAGTTCCTGCCGTTCATCTACAACACCCAATCCCTGACGAGCACCCAAGACGCCCACGGGCCCATCTTCCGGGGTCTGGTCGCCATCGACCTCAGCTCGGTGTCCACCGGTGTTCCCGAGATCGACCGGCTGTTGGCCGAGCTGCCGGTCGGGACGGAGGAGCGCGGATGA
- a CDS encoding AMP-binding protein → MTYPGERAQITPDKPAYIMEPSGVVVTYRELDDDSNRIAQVFHEAGLRPGDTVSMQLENHPIALKVVWAAQRSGLFYTAISTALQADEVAYIVDDCDAKVHVTTARFSDIAENIVDRTPKVELRLSIDGEVAGHQPLEERMAATDAEPIPEEVEGGDLLYSSGTTGTPKGVKPDLEYEPAGNPPPIVGLMHILWGFDEETVYLSPAPLYHAAPLRFMLGVNRLGGTIVMMESWDTEQSLALIEKHRITHAQFVPTMFVRMLKLPEGVRTKYDVSSLGFAVHAAAPCPIPVKQQMMDWWGEILHEYYGGTEGNGITAITPQEWLQHPGSVGKGLLGEVKICDDDDHELPPGEAGNVYFADGPDFDYHKDPERTAQAYNSHGWSTMGDVGYVDDDGYLFLTDRKAYTIISGGVNVYPQEAENVLTMHPDVVDVAVFGIPNEEFGEEVKAVVQARDGVETGPALAQELIDYCKERLSSIKCPRSVDFRNELPRTATGKLIKRLVRESYLDRAPADLSG, encoded by the coding sequence ATGACGTACCCCGGAGAACGTGCACAGATCACCCCGGACAAGCCGGCCTACATCATGGAGCCCAGCGGCGTCGTCGTCACCTACCGAGAGCTCGACGACGACTCGAACCGCATCGCTCAGGTGTTCCACGAGGCTGGCCTGCGGCCGGGTGACACGGTCTCGATGCAACTCGAGAACCATCCGATCGCGCTCAAGGTCGTCTGGGCGGCGCAGCGCTCGGGCCTCTTCTACACCGCCATCTCGACGGCCCTGCAGGCGGACGAGGTGGCCTACATCGTCGATGACTGTGATGCGAAGGTGCACGTCACCACGGCCCGGTTCAGCGACATCGCCGAGAACATCGTTGATCGCACGCCGAAGGTCGAGCTGCGACTGTCGATCGACGGGGAGGTCGCAGGCCATCAACCGCTCGAGGAGCGGATGGCGGCGACGGACGCGGAACCGATCCCCGAGGAGGTGGAGGGCGGCGACCTGCTGTACTCCTCCGGTACCACCGGGACACCGAAGGGCGTCAAGCCGGATCTTGAGTACGAGCCAGCCGGCAACCCCCCACCGATCGTGGGCCTCATGCACATCCTCTGGGGCTTCGACGAGGAAACCGTCTACCTCTCGCCGGCTCCGCTCTACCACGCCGCGCCGCTGCGTTTCATGCTCGGCGTCAACCGGCTCGGCGGCACCATCGTCATGATGGAGTCGTGGGACACCGAGCAGAGCCTCGCGCTGATCGAGAAGCACCGCATCACCCACGCCCAGTTCGTCCCCACCATGTTCGTGCGGATGCTGAAGCTGCCCGAGGGCGTGCGCACGAAGTACGACGTGTCGTCGCTCGGGTTCGCGGTCCACGCTGCCGCGCCCTGCCCCATCCCGGTCAAGCAGCAGATGATGGACTGGTGGGGAGAGATCCTCCACGAGTACTACGGAGGTACAGAAGGCAACGGCATCACCGCGATCACGCCGCAGGAGTGGCTGCAGCACCCGGGATCCGTCGGCAAGGGCCTGCTGGGTGAGGTGAAGATCTGTGACGATGACGACCACGAGCTCCCCCCTGGCGAGGCCGGCAACGTCTACTTCGCAGATGGCCCCGACTTCGACTACCACAAGGATCCGGAAAGGACCGCTCAGGCGTACAACTCGCATGGGTGGTCGACGATGGGGGACGTCGGCTACGTCGACGACGACGGGTACCTGTTCCTGACGGATCGGAAGGCTTACACGATCATCAGCGGCGGGGTGAACGTCTACCCCCAGGAGGCCGAGAACGTCCTCACGATGCACCCCGATGTGGTGGACGTCGCGGTATTCGGGATCCCCAACGAGGAGTTCGGGGAAGAGGTCAAGGCTGTCGTCCAGGCTCGCGACGGGGTGGAGACCGGTCCCGCGCTCGCGCAGGAGTTGATCGACTACTGCAAGGAGCGGTTGTCGTCGATCAAGTGCCCAAGATCGGTCGACTTCCGAAACGAGCTTCCGCGCACGGCGACGGGCAAGCTGATCAAGCGGCTGGTTCGCGAGAGCTACCTCGATCGCGCTCCCGCGGACTTGAGCGGCTGA
- a CDS encoding SCP2 sterol-binding domain-containing protein, whose translation MSYLKNEEEVDTYIAEIFRRSMEHPAVGPKLKKAALKMRVDYTDPDTVMMVDMGSSQVLVGEAADEYPWDVALAMTADDGHKFWLGKLNFTVAMTKGKIRTKGPVTELLKLLPLAKPLFAQYEEILREDGRDDLLNVTR comes from the coding sequence ATGTCCTACCTGAAGAACGAAGAAGAGGTCGACACCTACATCGCCGAGATCTTCCGGCGGTCCATGGAGCACCCCGCGGTCGGCCCGAAACTCAAGAAGGCCGCGCTCAAGATGCGGGTCGACTACACGGATCCGGACACCGTCATGATGGTCGACATGGGGTCGTCCCAGGTGCTGGTGGGTGAGGCGGCGGACGAGTACCCGTGGGACGTGGCGCTGGCCATGACCGCCGACGACGGCCACAAGTTCTGGCTCGGGAAGCTGAACTTCACGGTGGCCATGACCAAGGGGAAGATCCGCACGAAGGGTCCGGTCACCGAGCTGCTCAAGCTCCTGCCCCTGGCGAAGCCGCTCTTCGCCCAGTACGAGGAGATCCTCCGCGAGGACGGTCGTGACGACCTCCTGAACGTGACGCGGTGA
- a CDS encoding alcohol dehydrogenase catalytic domain-containing protein — MKAVMLHGPGDVRVDELPMPEIVDPTDAILRVTNTAICGTDLHCLHGGIPAAQSDIVLGHEFAGVVEAVGDGVHDIEVGERYVASMMVGCGACAGCQRQESRSCTYFGMFGMGPAFGDLQGGQAEYVRVPFADRTLIEQPAGVATNDMLMLTDILSTAWTALTRAGVRGGNTVTVVGAGPVGQLLVMCAPLFGASRVIAVDLDATRLRQAEELGAIPVNAAEVDPRDGVFDHTNNQGADVTIEAVGNAAALETALGVTRMAGTVVQVGTLVDEPMPWSAGEMFMRSVAWIPVLGEPPTHAEALTRLVAAGRLAPSRVVSHEMPLEDAPKAYELFDRREATKVVLTTE, encoded by the coding sequence ATGAAGGCCGTCATGTTGCACGGACCCGGCGACGTTCGGGTCGACGAGCTGCCCATGCCCGAGATCGTTGATCCCACGGACGCGATCCTGCGGGTCACGAACACGGCGATCTGTGGGACCGACCTGCACTGTCTGCACGGCGGGATCCCCGCCGCGCAATCGGACATCGTGCTCGGCCACGAGTTCGCAGGGGTCGTGGAGGCCGTCGGCGACGGCGTCCACGACATCGAGGTCGGCGAACGCTACGTCGCCTCCATGATGGTCGGGTGCGGGGCCTGTGCCGGGTGTCAGCGTCAGGAGTCCCGCTCCTGCACGTACTTCGGCATGTTCGGGATGGGGCCGGCCTTCGGTGACCTCCAGGGAGGACAGGCCGAGTACGTCCGCGTGCCCTTCGCGGACCGCACGCTGATCGAACAGCCGGCCGGGGTCGCCACGAACGACATGCTGATGCTCACCGACATCCTCTCGACCGCCTGGACGGCGCTCACGCGGGCGGGGGTTCGCGGTGGGAACACCGTGACCGTGGTGGGCGCCGGACCCGTCGGTCAGCTCCTGGTGATGTGCGCTCCGCTGTTCGGTGCGAGTCGGGTCATCGCCGTCGATCTGGATGCCACGCGCCTCCGCCAGGCCGAGGAGCTCGGAGCCATCCCGGTCAACGCGGCCGAGGTCGATCCGCGGGACGGCGTGTTCGACCACACCAACAACCAGGGTGCCGACGTCACCATCGAAGCGGTCGGGAACGCTGCAGCCTTGGAGACCGCCCTCGGTGTGACGCGGATGGCCGGCACGGTGGTGCAGGTGGGGACCCTCGTCGACGAGCCGATGCCTTGGAGCGCCGGCGAGATGTTCATGCGCAGCGTCGCCTGGATCCCCGTGCTCGGCGAACCGCCCACCCACGCCGAAGCGCTGACGCGCCTCGTCGCCGCCGGGCGCCTCGCGCCCAGCCGCGTCGTGTCCCACGAGATGCCGTTGGAGGACGCGCCGAAGGCCTACGAGCTGTTCGACAGGCGCGAAGCCACCAAGGTCGTGCTGACCACCGAGTGA
- a CDS encoding peptidylprolyl isomerase: protein MGIGVIVALAGAVLAFFLGRASPVPTGIAVVVGGEQVTIDELDRRIEVVEAVYGIERPSDGPGQDRFGRDIAASLAVATLLEQAADERGIEPGEEVVERTLADVVAQRYPEDGRDGFTRALADRGVSEAEVRREVQRQLTNQILFLELTAGVEVTDADARAAYGDLTGAERMLPEVRELRHLVVATEDEASSARRELEDGRAFGEVVVERSLDGSTREDEGRLGALTREDLDERFAEVAFETAEGELFGPVRTDLGWHVGRVEEVRPAAEATFEDLGPTLADRIALERSLARWRAWLEERFEMTDIRYADAYRPEAPDRIPGADQRPPGTDLAPDGRATDQP, encoded by the coding sequence ATGGGAATCGGCGTCATCGTCGCGCTGGCCGGTGCGGTGCTGGCGTTCTTCCTCGGTCGTGCGTCGCCCGTCCCCACCGGTATCGCGGTCGTCGTGGGGGGCGAGCAGGTCACGATCGACGAGCTCGACCGACGCATCGAGGTGGTGGAGGCGGTGTACGGCATCGAGCGGCCCTCGGACGGCCCTGGGCAGGACCGGTTCGGTCGCGACATCGCAGCGTCGCTGGCGGTGGCGACCCTGCTGGAGCAGGCAGCCGACGAGCGCGGGATCGAACCCGGAGAAGAGGTGGTGGAGCGGACGTTGGCCGATGTCGTGGCGCAGCGTTATCCCGAGGACGGTCGGGACGGGTTCACGAGGGCGCTCGCGGACAGGGGGGTATCCGAAGCCGAGGTGCGTCGGGAGGTCCAACGCCAGCTCACGAACCAGATCCTCTTCCTCGAGCTGACCGCAGGCGTTGAGGTCACGGACGCCGACGCACGAGCTGCCTACGGCGACCTGACCGGAGCGGAGCGGATGCTCCCCGAGGTGCGCGAGCTGCGGCACCTCGTCGTCGCCACGGAGGATGAGGCGAGCTCCGCACGCCGGGAGCTTGAGGACGGGAGGGCTTTCGGCGAGGTCGTCGTCGAGCGGTCGTTGGACGGCAGCACCCGAGAGGACGAGGGGCGGCTCGGAGCGCTGACGCGCGAGGATCTCGACGAGCGCTTCGCCGAAGTTGCGTTCGAGACGGCTGAGGGGGAACTCTTCGGCCCGGTCCGCACCGATCTCGGCTGGCACGTCGGACGGGTCGAGGAGGTCCGGCCGGCAGCCGAGGCGACCTTCGAGGACCTGGGTCCCACGCTCGCGGACCGGATCGCGCTCGAGCGCTCCTTGGCACGGTGGAGGGCCTGGCTCGAGGAGCGGTTCGAGATGACCGATATCCGGTACGCCGATGCGTACCGTCCCGAGGCGCCGGATCGCATCCCCGGGGCGGACCAACGCCCTCCAGGCACGGACCTGGCTCCCGACGGCAGGGCGACCGACCAGCCATGA
- a CDS encoding MlaD family protein yields MNLTIPGSARPALRTALVTVFATAMVATFLWLWSQMGGRLPWMSDGYVIEIGVERIDNLVPDGDVRLAGVTVGTVASIDPGESGTSRVTLRLEDRHGPLHDGATAQLRPKTLIGETYVQLVDGDGAAIEHGGVLPPDRTLPAVSLDDVLATLDEPTRAALSGGLRSLGEVTDGSSQEVEQLLIGLADLGRDGADALDILAAQSEDLQRLTRDTVSLLAALDHGEGRIAELVTQAHTVAEAAAAQEGAITRTVEQLPDVLTAASDGTQRLEELTTALQPVVADLDAAAPGLNRALVALQPTLRDVHALLPEFDGVLDAAPPTLERVPRLAIDVSGMTPVLRELMADINPMLGYLQPYGPDLSAFFAGLGNVVQWDEQGAYGRVSGLVNELSFRGYPIPVDVFDRSNAYPDPGSVGTGAPFRGSYPRVEKDPVDDDA; encoded by the coding sequence ATGAACCTCACGATCCCCGGTTCGGCCCGGCCAGCGCTTCGGACGGCGCTCGTCACGGTGTTCGCGACGGCCATGGTGGCCACCTTCCTCTGGTTGTGGAGCCAGATGGGCGGCCGGCTGCCGTGGATGTCGGACGGGTACGTGATCGAGATCGGGGTCGAGCGCATCGACAACCTCGTTCCCGATGGTGACGTTCGCCTCGCCGGCGTCACGGTCGGCACCGTGGCGTCGATCGATCCCGGCGAGTCCGGCACCTCGCGGGTGACGTTGCGGCTGGAGGATCGGCACGGCCCGCTACACGACGGGGCTACCGCCCAGCTGCGCCCCAAGACGCTCATCGGCGAGACCTACGTCCAGCTCGTCGACGGGGACGGTGCCGCGATCGAGCACGGCGGCGTCCTGCCCCCGGATCGCACGCTGCCGGCGGTCAGCCTCGACGACGTGCTCGCCACGCTGGACGAGCCGACGCGTGCGGCGTTGTCCGGCGGCCTGAGGTCGCTCGGCGAGGTGACCGACGGGTCGTCGCAGGAGGTCGAGCAGCTCCTGATCGGGCTCGCGGATCTCGGCCGGGACGGCGCAGATGCCCTCGACATCCTCGCGGCGCAGTCGGAGGACCTCCAGCGCTTGACGCGGGACACCGTCTCCTTACTCGCTGCGCTCGACCATGGCGAGGGACGTATCGCCGAGCTGGTGACGCAGGCACACACGGTCGCTGAGGCGGCGGCGGCGCAAGAGGGGGCGATCACGCGGACCGTCGAGCAGCTCCCCGACGTTCTGACGGCCGCGAGCGACGGGACACAGCGCCTCGAGGAGCTGACGACGGCGCTACAGCCGGTCGTGGCGGACCTCGACGCGGCCGCGCCGGGACTCAACCGGGCCCTGGTCGCGCTTCAACCGACGCTGCGGGACGTACACGCCCTGCTCCCGGAGTTCGACGGGGTGTTGGACGCGGCTCCGCCGACGCTCGAGCGGGTCCCGCGCCTGGCCATCGACGTATCCGGGATGACCCCGGTCCTGCGTGAACTCATGGCGGACATCAACCCGATGCTCGGCTACCTGCAGCCCTACGGTCCGGACCTCTCGGCCTTCTTCGCCGGCCTCGGCAACGTGGTCCAGTGGGACGAACAGGGCGCGTACGGCAGGGTCAGCGGCCTCGTGAACGAACTGAGCTTCCGCGGCTACCCCATCCCCGTGGATGTGTTCGACCGCTCGAACGCCTACCCCGATCCAGGCAGCGTCGGCACCGGGGCCCCTTTCCGCGGCAGCTACCCGAGGGTCGAGAAGGACCCGGTCGACGACGATGCGTGA
- a CDS encoding cytochrome P450: protein MMPTTMPDVDLVDPDSFADGVPHGLFDWLRREEPVHHHPHPETEGFWVISRAEDVAAISKDTKTFSSYEKGVFLEEDTVLPLDFFRQSLLVMDPPDHTRLRRAIARRFTPKTIRDLEPRIRQITSDVVDEVIERGSCDFSIDVAAQLPLAMICELMGVPHEDREQVFAWANKISSFDDPSVRADIDDGLIAFEESYIYAIELAEKRLAEPQDDLISVLAQPESGGEEPLSEIEIANFFQLLAVAGNETTRHTTSHGMQALMDHPDQRQELIMDPALMGNAVEEILRWGSVVNYFRRTPMRDIELHDKTLRKGDAVAIYYCSANRDESEFPEPHTFDIHRSFSNQYAFGGGGPHFCLGAPLARMQLRVMFETLLDRIPDATNAGAVTRLRSNWMNGIEHMPIEFTPADRLNA, encoded by the coding sequence ATGATGCCCACGACCATGCCCGACGTCGACCTCGTCGACCCGGACAGCTTCGCAGACGGTGTTCCGCACGGATTGTTCGACTGGCTCCGTCGCGAGGAGCCCGTGCATCACCACCCCCACCCGGAGACCGAGGGGTTCTGGGTGATCAGCCGGGCTGAGGACGTCGCGGCCATCTCCAAGGACACCAAGACCTTCTCGAGCTACGAGAAGGGTGTCTTCCTAGAGGAGGACACCGTTCTGCCCCTGGACTTCTTCCGTCAGTCCCTGCTCGTAATGGACCCGCCGGACCACACCCGTCTGCGTCGGGCCATCGCCCGCCGGTTCACGCCCAAGACGATCCGTGACCTCGAGCCGCGGATCCGGCAGATCACGAGCGACGTGGTCGACGAGGTCATCGAACGCGGCTCTTGCGACTTCTCGATCGACGTCGCCGCGCAGCTCCCCCTCGCCATGATCTGTGAGCTCATGGGCGTGCCGCACGAGGACCGTGAGCAGGTCTTCGCCTGGGCCAACAAGATCAGCTCCTTCGACGACCCGTCGGTGCGCGCGGACATCGATGACGGTCTGATCGCCTTCGAGGAGTCCTACATCTACGCCATCGAGCTCGCCGAGAAGCGACTCGCCGAGCCGCAGGACGACCTCATCTCGGTGCTCGCTCAACCGGAGTCCGGTGGCGAGGAGCCCCTCTCCGAGATCGAGATCGCGAACTTCTTCCAGCTGCTGGCGGTCGCCGGTAACGAGACGACCCGTCACACCACCTCCCACGGCATGCAGGCGTTGATGGACCATCCCGATCAGCGTCAGGAGCTGATCATGGACCCGGCGCTCATGGGCAACGCCGTAGAGGAGATCCTGCGGTGGGGGAGCGTCGTCAACTACTTCCGGCGGACCCCGATGCGGGACATCGAACTGCACGACAAGACCTTGCGTAAGGGGGACGCGGTCGCCATCTACTACTGCTCGGCCAACCGCGACGAGTCGGAGTTCCCCGAGCCGCACACCTTCGACATCCACCGGAGCTTCAGCAACCAGTACGCCTTCGGTGGCGGGGGCCCGCACTTCTGCCTCGGCGCACCGCTGGCGCGGATGCAGCTGCGGGTGATGTTCGAGACGCTCCTCGACCGGATCCCGGATGCCACCAACGCGGGGGCGGTCACGCGCCTGCGATCGAACTGGATGAACGGCATCGAGCACATGCCGATCGAGTTCACCCCCGCTGACCGCCTCAACGCCTGA
- a CDS encoding aldehyde dehydrogenase family protein, with the protein MSDAVLPEISRNYIDGEWVETGERRTLINPSTGEPNGESCEADVALTERAVAAARRAFDDGPWSRWTPEERCEVLKDVVDHLMERTDDLVDIEAANAGATKRTGSIVHVGIALSNFDHYAEAALTPMQEALPPTENPYFAPKWVVREPLGVCAGIVPWNVPLLMAIWKVAPALAMGNTVVLKPAPATPMSVQVLAGAFDACGLPPGVFNLVLGDAVPGEALASSPDVDKISFTGSTPVGKRVMQLAASNVKKVTLELGGKSANILLDDADLDVAIDGSIFGFTFHSGQFCESGTRLLVPEHLHDEVVERLRDRLGSVVIGSAEDWDTDLGPLISQAQLDRVAGYVDLGCEEGAKVVAGGRRPPHLDAGGYFYEPTVLAGVDNSMRVAQEEIFGPVLCVIPYRKVDDAIAIANDSPYGLAGGVFSEDVTAAVEVARRVRAGTLWVNDWHLGVMDAPFGGYKQSGLGREHGRQGLEEFCETKAIHVSQARPEQRLFGMMMSG; encoded by the coding sequence ATGAGCGACGCCGTTCTGCCTGAGATCAGTCGCAACTACATCGACGGTGAGTGGGTGGAGACCGGCGAGCGGCGCACCCTGATCAACCCCTCGACCGGCGAGCCGAACGGCGAGTCGTGCGAGGCCGACGTCGCCCTGACGGAACGGGCCGTCGCGGCGGCCCGCCGTGCCTTCGATGACGGCCCGTGGTCGCGGTGGACGCCCGAAGAGCGGTGTGAGGTGCTCAAGGATGTGGTCGATCACCTGATGGAGCGCACCGACGACCTCGTCGACATCGAGGCCGCGAACGCCGGTGCGACCAAGCGCACGGGCTCCATCGTTCACGTCGGTATCGCGCTGTCGAACTTCGACCACTACGCCGAGGCGGCACTGACCCCGATGCAGGAGGCGCTCCCTCCGACCGAGAATCCCTACTTCGCGCCCAAATGGGTGGTTCGTGAGCCGCTCGGTGTCTGCGCCGGCATCGTCCCTTGGAACGTGCCCCTGCTCATGGCGATCTGGAAGGTGGCGCCGGCGCTGGCCATGGGCAACACCGTCGTGCTGAAGCCGGCCCCGGCGACCCCGATGAGCGTGCAGGTGTTGGCCGGGGCCTTCGACGCGTGCGGTCTGCCGCCCGGGGTGTTCAACTTGGTCCTGGGTGACGCTGTCCCGGGCGAGGCGCTCGCGTCCAGTCCGGACGTGGACAAGATCTCGTTCACGGGTTCGACGCCGGTCGGCAAGCGAGTCATGCAGTTGGCGGCCAGCAACGTCAAGAAGGTGACGCTCGAGCTCGGGGGCAAGTCCGCGAACATCCTGCTGGACGACGCCGACCTCGATGTCGCCATCGACGGCTCCATCTTCGGTTTCACGTTCCACTCGGGGCAGTTCTGCGAGTCGGGCACCCGCCTGCTGGTACCCGAGCACCTGCACGACGAGGTCGTCGAGCGCCTGCGCGACCGGTTGGGGTCGGTGGTGATCGGCTCCGCCGAGGACTGGGACACCGACCTCGGTCCGTTGATCAGCCAGGCGCAACTCGACCGTGTCGCAGGCTACGTCGACCTGGGGTGCGAGGAAGGCGCGAAGGTCGTCGCGGGAGGCAGGCGACCGCCGCACCTCGACGCCGGTGGCTACTTCTACGAGCCCACGGTCCTGGCGGGCGTGGACAACTCTATGCGAGTCGCCCAGGAGGAGATCTTCGGCCCGGTCCTGTGCGTCATCCCCTACCGCAAGGTCGACGACGCCATCGCGATCGCCAACGACTCACCGTACGGGCTAGCGGGTGGCGTCTTCTCTGAGGATGTGACTGCCGCCGTCGAGGTCGCCCGCCGAGTGAGGGCCGGGACGCTGTGGGTCAACGACTGGCACCTCGGAGTCATGGACGCTCCGTTCGGTGGCTACAAGCAGTCGGGGTTGGGCCGCGAGCACGGACGGCAGGGGCTCGAGGAGTTCTGCGAGACCAAGGCGATCCACGTCAGCCAGGCGCGCCCGGAGCAACGCCTGTTCGGGATGATGATGTCCGGGTGA
- a CDS encoding MlaD family protein: MTRLSSLLLDNARRVGVAGVVLVLIAGVALFNRPELATRLSSTEDVRVHLDRDHNLAPYSTSVKVAGVEVGVVTDVVRGEDAVEVTLAVDAGTRDLLGTEPTAAVRPVTLLGGNVYVALSRGGEGGAFEGAIPVERTSTPVELDHVLATLQPDALDGAGTSARELDEAMRSGGAEALDRLVTAAPDTLRPTASAFDALLGEGGSDLERLVAEFGAIAATLTDDPQLLEDTVGATGRTARVLGETAAAQARALEGLPDTLVATRLMLSDLDGSMAELRTVAEPLRPSVTQLREVLERTTPVLADARPLVADLAPTVRDARPVVGDLDPTIRDLGRVVHDVRGPVLARLEDDLVPALISNYRGEPSVLYEEIGYLLAGMAGTAKYNDGFGAALSFQLGIGFGTLPPVGGSALSGDVDPRPEDTTLGRQR, encoded by the coding sequence ATGACGCGCCTCTCGAGCCTGCTGCTGGACAACGCCCGACGGGTCGGCGTCGCTGGCGTGGTCCTGGTACTGATCGCTGGCGTCGCGCTGTTCAACCGGCCGGAGCTGGCCACGCGGCTGTCCTCGACCGAGGACGTCCGCGTGCACCTGGACCGCGACCACAACCTGGCCCCGTACTCGACGTCGGTGAAGGTCGCGGGAGTCGAGGTCGGCGTCGTCACCGACGTGGTCCGGGGTGAGGATGCCGTCGAGGTGACGCTCGCGGTCGATGCCGGCACCCGAGACCTGCTCGGAACCGAGCCGACAGCTGCGGTGCGTCCCGTGACGCTGCTGGGTGGCAACGTCTACGTCGCGCTCTCGCGTGGAGGTGAGGGTGGGGCGTTCGAGGGCGCCATCCCGGTCGAGCGCACCAGCACGCCGGTCGAGCTCGATCACGTGCTGGCGACGCTGCAGCCGGATGCGCTCGACGGTGCCGGAACCAGCGCGCGCGAGCTCGATGAGGCGATGCGGTCCGGCGGTGCCGAAGCGTTGGATCGACTCGTGACGGCCGCACCGGACACCTTGCGCCCAACAGCCTCGGCCTTCGATGCCCTACTTGGCGAGGGCGGCAGCGACCTTGAGCGGCTCGTCGCCGAGTTCGGGGCGATCGCGGCGACGCTGACCGACGATCCGCAGCTCCTCGAGGACACCGTAGGCGCGACGGGACGAACCGCGCGCGTGCTCGGGGAGACGGCCGCGGCGCAGGCCCGGGCACTGGAGGGCCTGCCCGACACGTTGGTCGCGACGCGCCTGATGTTGAGCGATCTCGACGGCTCGATGGCGGAGCTCCGCACGGTGGCGGAGCCGCTACGTCCGTCGGTGACACAGCTGAGGGAGGTGTTGGAGCGCACGACACCGGTGCTCGCCGACGCGAGACCGCTGGTTGCCGACCTAGCCCCAACGGTCCGCGACGCCCGCCCGGTCGTCGGGGACCTCGACCCGACGATCAGGGATCTGGGTCGTGTCGTACACGATGTCCGAGGCCCCGTCCTCGCACGCCTCGAGGACGATCTCGTCCCGGCCCTGATCTCGAACTACCGCGGGGAGCCGTCGGTCCTCTACGAGGAGATCGGCTACCTGCTGGCGGGGATGGCGGGCACGGCAAAGTACAACGATGGCTTCGGTGCTGCCCTGTCGTTCCAGCTCGGGATCGGGTTCGGGACCCTTCCGCCGGTCGGCGGGAGCGCACTCTCGGGCGACGTCGACCCCCGCCCCGAGGACACGACCCTTGGGAGGCAGCGATGA